One genomic window of Streptomyces sp. NBC_01498 includes the following:
- a CDS encoding ECF transporter S component: MISRTAPAIRLTPRVGVVITLAALLGVVAFFWPFVVAPGTFGSNYAPPLIFGVLLVLVLCVVLSEIAEGGIDSKALAMLGVLSAVNAALRPLGAGTAGIETVFFVLVLAGRVYGPGFGFTLGCTSLFASALITGGVGPWMPYQMFGCAFVGMLAGFLPKATGRREVLLLAVYGSLSGYLFGFLLNLSFWPFSVDPNSSLAYLPGLPFTEQWQRYLAFDLATSLGWDTGRAVTNFVCVLLAGPAVLTTFRRAARRARFRAPVRFVEPRQAASDGTGGTGSTDGIDRAGGPGAERADRWDTTETDRSRRDLTDPRGYEN, encoded by the coding sequence ATGATCTCGCGTACGGCCCCGGCCATCCGGCTCACCCCACGCGTCGGCGTCGTCATCACGCTGGCCGCCCTCCTCGGAGTCGTCGCGTTCTTCTGGCCGTTCGTCGTCGCACCGGGGACGTTCGGCTCGAACTACGCGCCTCCGCTGATCTTCGGCGTCCTGCTCGTCCTCGTGCTCTGCGTGGTGCTGTCGGAGATCGCCGAGGGCGGCATCGACTCCAAGGCCCTCGCCATGCTGGGCGTCCTGTCCGCCGTCAACGCGGCCCTGCGCCCCCTGGGCGCCGGCACCGCCGGTATCGAGACCGTCTTCTTCGTCCTGGTCCTGGCCGGACGCGTCTACGGGCCCGGTTTCGGCTTCACCCTCGGCTGCACCTCGCTCTTCGCCTCCGCGCTCATCACCGGCGGGGTGGGGCCGTGGATGCCGTACCAGATGTTCGGCTGCGCGTTCGTCGGCATGCTCGCCGGATTCCTGCCGAAGGCGACCGGGCGGCGCGAGGTGCTGCTCCTGGCCGTCTACGGGTCCCTCTCCGGCTACCTGTTCGGATTCCTCCTCAATCTCTCCTTCTGGCCGTTCTCCGTCGACCCGAACAGCTCCCTCGCCTATCTGCCGGGACTGCCGTTCACCGAGCAGTGGCAGCGCTACCTCGCCTTCGACCTCGCCACCTCGCTCGGCTGGGACACCGGGCGCGCCGTCACCAACTTCGTGTGCGTCCTGCTGGCCGGCCCCGCCGTGCTGACCACGTTCCGGCGCGCGGCCCGGCGCGCCCGCTTCCGCGCCCCCGTGCGCTTCGTCGAGCCCCGGCAGGCCGCGTCCGACGGCACGGGCGGCACCGGCAGCACGGACGGCATCGACCGGGCCGGCGGGCCGGGTGCGGAGCGGGCCGACCGGTGGGACACGACCGAGACCGACCGGTCGCGTCGGGACCTCACCGACCCACGTGGGTATGAGAATTGA
- a CDS encoding ABC transporter ATP-binding protein — protein MITFDQVTVQYDDAPEPALRDIDLTVEEGELCLVVGHTGVGKSTLLGAVNGLVPHFTGGTLYGRVTVDGRDTARHPPRELADVVGVVGQDPIDGFVTDTVEEELAYCMEQLAIPPATMRKRVEETLDLLGLADLRHRALYELSGGQQQRVAIGSVLTAHPRVLVLDEPTSALDPTAAEEVLAAVIRLVHDLGVTVLMAEHRLERVVQYADRVLHLPGDGHARIGTPSEILATSTIAPPIVELGRAAGWSPLPLSIRDARRAAGPLRARLADRAPRPVRPAPPGKRPRLLTASGVTVTYQGVPAVREVDLDLHGGEVTALMGRNGSGKSSLLWALQGSGPRRAGTVKVTGQHGGPDTDPHTVSAARARAVVGLVPQTPADLLYLESVGQELDQADTESGGTESARSILDRLAPGIDGATHPRDLSEGQKLALVLAIQLSAAPGVLLLDEPTRGLDYRAKSELIRIVDALATEGRSVVISTHDVEFAARAADRVVVMAEGDVVADGPTTEVIVASPVFAPQTAKILAPLPYMTVHQVTGALATADDEGAVR, from the coding sequence GTGATCACCTTCGACCAGGTCACCGTCCAGTACGACGACGCCCCGGAACCGGCCCTGCGCGACATCGACCTCACCGTGGAGGAGGGGGAACTCTGCCTCGTCGTCGGGCACACCGGCGTCGGCAAGTCCACCCTCCTGGGCGCGGTCAACGGGCTGGTGCCGCACTTCACCGGCGGCACCCTGTACGGCAGGGTCACCGTCGACGGGCGCGACACCGCCCGGCATCCGCCCCGCGAACTCGCCGATGTGGTGGGCGTGGTGGGACAGGATCCGATCGACGGCTTCGTCACCGACACGGTCGAGGAAGAACTCGCCTACTGCATGGAGCAGTTGGCGATCCCACCGGCCACCATGCGCAAACGCGTGGAGGAGACCCTCGACCTGCTCGGCCTCGCCGACCTGCGCCACCGCGCGCTGTACGAACTCTCCGGCGGACAGCAGCAGCGCGTCGCGATCGGCTCCGTCCTCACCGCCCACCCCCGGGTCCTGGTCCTCGACGAACCCACCTCCGCGCTCGACCCGACAGCCGCCGAGGAGGTCCTGGCCGCCGTCATCCGGCTCGTCCACGACCTCGGCGTCACCGTCCTCATGGCCGAGCACCGGCTCGAACGCGTCGTGCAGTACGCCGACCGCGTCCTCCATCTCCCCGGCGACGGCCACGCCCGTATCGGCACACCCTCCGAGATCCTGGCCACCTCCACGATCGCCCCGCCGATCGTGGAGCTGGGCCGCGCCGCCGGATGGTCCCCCCTGCCCCTCTCCATCCGCGACGCCCGCCGCGCCGCCGGACCCCTCCGGGCCCGGCTGGCCGACCGGGCGCCGCGTCCCGTCCGCCCGGCTCCGCCGGGCAAACGCCCGCGCCTGCTGACCGCGAGCGGCGTCACCGTCACCTACCAGGGTGTTCCGGCCGTCCGTGAGGTCGACCTCGACCTGCACGGCGGCGAGGTGACCGCGCTCATGGGCCGCAACGGCTCCGGCAAGTCCTCCCTGCTGTGGGCACTTCAGGGCTCCGGCCCGCGCCGCGCCGGAACGGTGAAGGTCACCGGGCAGCACGGCGGGCCGGACACCGACCCGCACACCGTGTCCGCCGCGCGCGCCCGCGCGGTCGTCGGCCTGGTCCCCCAGACCCCCGCCGACCTGCTCTACCTGGAGAGCGTCGGACAGGAACTCGACCAGGCCGACACGGAATCCGGGGGAACCGAGAGCGCCCGGTCGATCCTCGACCGCCTCGCCCCCGGCATCGACGGCGCCACCCACCCCCGCGACCTGTCGGAGGGCCAGAAACTCGCCCTCGTCCTCGCCATCCAACTCTCCGCCGCACCCGGGGTACTGCTCCTGGACGAACCGACCCGCGGCCTGGACTACCGGGCCAAGTCGGAGCTCATCCGCATCGTCGACGCCCTCGCGACGGAGGGAAGATCGGTCGTCATCTCCACCCACGACGTGGAGTTCGCCGCCCGCGCCGCCGACCGTGTGGTCGTGATGGCGGAAGGAGACGTCGTCGCCGACGGGCCGACCACCGAAGTCATCGTCGCCTCACCGGTCTTCGCCCCGCAGACGGCCAAGATCCTCGCCCCGCTGCCGTACATGACGGTCCATCAGGTCACCGGGGCGCTGGCGACCGCGGACGACGAGGGAGCGGTGCGATGA
- a CDS encoding energy-coupling factor transporter transmembrane component T produces MTAPAGTTTPAPAPGSRAEPDPGGRRLPRLLHPVAWWVWALALATAVSRTNNPLLLFLVLAVLGYVISARRTEAPWARGFKYYLYLALTVVAIRVVFRAVFATGITPRDHFLFSLPHIPTPDWYAGIQIGGPVSLEALLSAATDGLRLACMLCCVGAANTLANPKRALRVLPGALYELGVAVTVAISVAPQLVQSVQRVARAKKLRAGRAKGMKALRGIVVPVLEDALERSLRLAAAMDSRGYGRAGTATRRSRRITGALMLLGMGGLCAGAYGLLDATAPAFLGLPAMGLGAALCVAGLRLGGRRITRTTYRPSPWRLPEWAVAGSGILSAVLLMSNLGYDPAQLNPTFYPLTWPDLPLVPTAAILLAGTAGFVAPPPGPVPRGDAP; encoded by the coding sequence GTGACCGCCCCGGCCGGTACCACCACCCCGGCGCCCGCCCCCGGATCCCGCGCCGAGCCGGACCCCGGCGGGCGCCGGCTGCCGCGCCTCCTGCACCCGGTGGCGTGGTGGGTCTGGGCCCTGGCGCTGGCCACCGCCGTCAGCCGCACCAACAACCCGCTGCTGCTGTTCCTCGTCCTCGCCGTCCTCGGCTACGTCATCAGCGCCCGGCGGACGGAGGCGCCCTGGGCACGCGGATTCAAGTACTACCTGTACCTGGCCCTGACGGTCGTGGCGATCCGGGTCGTCTTCCGCGCCGTCTTCGCCACCGGCATCACCCCCCGCGACCACTTCCTGTTCTCCCTCCCGCACATCCCCACCCCCGACTGGTACGCGGGAATCCAGATCGGCGGACCGGTCTCCCTGGAGGCCCTGCTGTCGGCGGCGACCGACGGGCTGCGCCTGGCGTGCATGCTCTGCTGCGTCGGCGCCGCCAACACCCTCGCCAACCCCAAACGCGCGCTGCGCGTGCTCCCCGGGGCCCTGTACGAACTCGGCGTCGCCGTCACCGTCGCCATCAGCGTCGCACCGCAACTCGTGCAGAGCGTCCAACGCGTCGCGCGCGCCAAGAAGTTGCGCGCCGGACGGGCGAAGGGCATGAAGGCGCTGCGCGGCATCGTGGTCCCCGTCCTGGAGGACGCCCTGGAACGGTCGCTGCGCCTGGCCGCAGCCATGGACTCGCGCGGTTACGGCCGGGCCGGCACCGCCACCCGCCGCTCCCGCAGAATCACCGGCGCGCTGATGCTGCTGGGTATGGGCGGCCTGTGCGCCGGGGCGTACGGACTGCTGGACGCGACCGCCCCCGCCTTCCTGGGACTGCCCGCCATGGGGCTGGGCGCGGCGCTGTGCGTCGCGGGCCTGCGGCTGGGCGGCCGACGCATCACCCGCACCACCTACCGGCCCTCCCCGTGGCGGCTGCCCGAGTGGGCCGTGGCCGGCAGCGGCATCCTGTCCGCCGTCCTGCTCATGAGCAACCTCGGGTACGACCCCGCGCAGCTCAACCCCACCTTCTACCCGCTGACCTGGCCCGACCTGCCCCTGGTGCCGACCGCCGCGATCCTGCTCGCCGGCACGGCCGGATTCGTCGCCCCGCCGCCCGGCCCCGTCCCGAGAGGCGACGCCCCGTGA
- a CDS encoding prenyltransferase/squalene oxidase repeat-containing protein, with protein sequence MGTGERREGRAGASPAPWAVLGAALLVLAAACVTFLTGTSPAAADPVGDCTATEGAVVAVDFGPFGGTLRRGCDTTPTTGYELLHDAGFTTAGTEHDGPAFICRIGHGSVNSGTQYPTPATESCVLTPPASAYWSYWVASPGQDTWSYSPYGAMDRKLGDGDVDAWVYGGTDVGGTTGRPTFTPDDVRAGGTGTPGPGGTPTGAPGEIDLAAATGWLKGRLTDGERVDDDATTPNYPLTTEAAYALAATDGTSAGLDKVTAYLAAHTGGYAYPNGAGEAPDATAAARLALLAASTERDPRAFGGHDLVGDLMANVCPAGPESGEPTPGCTARGDFRNAGYTDGQALSVLALARAGKTPPAAAVDRLTGLQCAGGGVTGILIRPGEYCDGDPATTGLVALALHTAGGADTAVTRARGYLTASQRADGAFPGSTGATTGSVYATAYAAQALRALGDTARADAAVGWLSRQQLDGGGFGFEEGATDPAFYPTPAAVLAGAGTSLATLTTKRTDPSDPPTSGPPTTPGTPSPGPGPDLRKGVAYLTGPANLLQGRYYTAGPGTARADFGLTIDGAYALAATGLNNARLRGLVDFLDQGGKDAEGRTVNDWTGIGTPYAAGGSLGKTALLAEAVGRDPRDFAGHDLVAALDKAVCAKPSTAPDRSCAAKGAYTYAPSVFAQSLAVIAQLRAGEKAEEPLAYLAGLQHDNGAWPSLIPATKDSDVDSTAIAAMALDLAGGEKADRAVDKALGWLAGKQLPDGGYPGAAGNSVNSAALAVQGLSLDTATYADEIRRARTFLAGQQNADGGFNVAKEGQRGSDLRASTQAVGGSTGISFAALDRSLDGTSPQPTPSPSGTGPEIVTPGDSGGPDGGHTADGGGGPLASTGTQAGVLAGCAALLVAAGWRTVVVARRRAGAGSR encoded by the coding sequence GTGGGGACCGGAGAGCGAAGAGAAGGGCGGGCGGGCGCGAGTCCCGCGCCCTGGGCGGTGCTCGGGGCCGCGCTGCTGGTTCTGGCGGCGGCCTGCGTGACGTTCCTCACCGGCACCTCCCCGGCGGCGGCCGACCCCGTCGGTGACTGCACCGCCACCGAGGGCGCGGTTGTCGCGGTGGACTTCGGACCGTTCGGCGGCACGCTGCGACGCGGCTGCGACACCACACCGACCACCGGCTACGAGCTGCTGCACGACGCCGGTTTCACGACGGCCGGCACCGAGCACGACGGGCCCGCGTTCATCTGCCGGATCGGCCACGGCTCAGTCAACTCCGGTACGCAGTACCCGACTCCGGCCACGGAGTCCTGCGTCCTGACCCCGCCCGCCTCCGCCTACTGGTCGTACTGGGTCGCCTCGCCCGGCCAGGACACGTGGAGCTACAGCCCGTACGGCGCCATGGACCGCAAGCTCGGGGACGGCGACGTCGACGCCTGGGTGTACGGCGGTACGGACGTCGGCGGCACCACCGGGCGGCCCACGTTCACCCCCGACGACGTCCGCGCCGGAGGAACCGGCACCCCCGGTCCGGGCGGCACGCCGACCGGCGCCCCCGGCGAGATCGACCTGGCCGCCGCCACGGGCTGGCTCAAGGGCCGTCTCACCGACGGCGAACGCGTCGACGACGACGCCACCACCCCCAACTACCCGCTGACCACCGAGGCCGCGTACGCCCTCGCCGCCACCGACGGCACGAGCGCCGGCCTCGACAAGGTGACCGCCTATCTCGCGGCGCACACCGGCGGCTACGCGTACCCGAACGGCGCCGGCGAGGCACCGGACGCCACCGCCGCCGCCCGCCTCGCCCTTCTCGCCGCGAGCACCGAGCGCGATCCGCGCGCCTTCGGCGGTCACGACCTCGTCGGCGACCTCATGGCGAACGTGTGCCCGGCGGGCCCCGAGTCCGGCGAGCCCACGCCCGGATGCACGGCCAGGGGCGACTTCCGCAACGCCGGCTACACCGACGGCCAGGCCCTGTCCGTGCTGGCCCTGGCACGGGCCGGGAAGACACCGCCGGCGGCGGCCGTCGACCGGCTGACCGGTCTCCAGTGCGCCGGCGGCGGCGTCACCGGCATCCTCATCCGCCCCGGCGAGTACTGCGACGGCGACCCCGCCACCACCGGCCTGGTCGCCCTCGCCCTGCACACGGCGGGCGGCGCCGACACCGCCGTGACCAGGGCCCGCGGCTATCTGACGGCGTCCCAGCGGGCGGACGGCGCCTTCCCCGGCTCCACCGGTGCCACCACCGGCAGCGTGTACGCCACGGCGTACGCCGCCCAGGCGCTGCGCGCCCTCGGCGACACCGCGCGGGCCGACGCCGCCGTGGGCTGGCTCTCCCGCCAGCAGCTCGACGGCGGCGGCTTCGGCTTCGAGGAGGGCGCCACCGATCCGGCCTTCTACCCGACACCGGCCGCCGTCCTCGCGGGCGCCGGAACCAGCCTGGCCACCCTGACCACGAAGAGGACCGACCCGTCCGACCCGCCCACCTCCGGCCCGCCGACGACACCCGGCACCCCCTCACCGGGCCCCGGCCCCGACCTGAGGAAGGGCGTCGCCTACCTCACCGGCCCGGCCAACCTCCTCCAGGGCCGGTACTACACCGCGGGGCCGGGCACCGCCCGCGCCGACTTCGGGCTCACCATCGACGGCGCCTACGCACTCGCCGCCACCGGCCTGAACAACGCCAGGCTGCGCGGTCTCGTCGACTTCCTCGACCAGGGCGGCAAGGACGCCGAAGGCCGTACCGTCAACGACTGGACCGGCATCGGCACCCCGTACGCCGCCGGCGGCTCGCTCGGCAAGACCGCGCTGCTCGCCGAGGCCGTCGGCCGCGACCCGCGCGACTTCGCCGGACACGACCTCGTCGCCGCGCTCGACAAGGCCGTCTGCGCGAAACCGAGCACCGCGCCCGACCGCTCCTGCGCCGCCAAGGGCGCCTACACGTACGCCCCTTCGGTCTTCGCCCAGTCCCTGGCCGTCATCGCGCAGCTGCGCGCCGGGGAGAAGGCCGAGGAACCCCTCGCCTACCTGGCGGGCCTGCAACACGACAACGGCGCCTGGCCGAGCCTGATCCCGGCCACGAAGGACTCCGACGTCGACTCCACCGCCATCGCCGCCATGGCTCTCGACCTGGCCGGCGGCGAGAAGGCGGACCGGGCCGTGGACAAGGCCCTCGGCTGGCTCGCCGGAAAGCAACTGCCCGACGGCGGCTACCCGGGCGCGGCGGGCAACTCCGTCAACTCGGCCGCCCTCGCCGTCCAGGGCCTGTCCCTGGACACCGCCACGTACGCCGACGAGATCCGCCGGGCACGGACGTTCCTCGCCGGACAGCAGAACGCCGACGGCGGATTCAACGTCGCCAAGGAGGGACAGCGCGGCTCCGACCTGCGGGCCTCCACCCAGGCGGTCGGCGGCTCCACCGGCATCTCCTTCGCCGCGCTGGACCGGAGCCTGGACGGTACGTCCCCGCAGCCGACACCCAGCCCCAGCGGTACCGGCCCGGAGATCGTCACCCCCGGCGATTCGGGCGGACCGGACGGCGGGCACACGGCCGACGGCGGCGGTGGCCCCCTCGCGTCGACCGGCACCCAGGCCGGTGTCCTCGCCGGCTGCGCCGCGCTGCTGGTGGCCGCGGGCTGGCGCACGGTCGTCGTCGCGCGCCGGCGGGCCGGGGCGGGGAGCCGGTGA